One genomic window of Brachionichthys hirsutus isolate HB-005 chromosome 22, CSIRO-AGI_Bhir_v1, whole genome shotgun sequence includes the following:
- the LOC137910803 gene encoding cystine/glutamate transporter-like: MDRTQREKDGERKQPDDEGVHLRREINLLSATTFVFGSMVGSGIFIAPKGVLMNSGSVGLSLLVWALSGILSMFGALCYAELGITFTKSGGHYTYLLETLGPLPAFLRLWAEFMFLRPATVSYVSLAFGHYVMEPFYEPCTPPTVLVKLIGALAVTLVVAVNCWSVTMATRTQVLLAFIKMFALVLIIIPGVIALAKGKTENFQNGFELDLITWDKLPLAFFNGFYAFYGWSSLNSVREEVKNPNRTFPLAIISAMVAVTVCYVLVNMAYYTMMTPAELLQSEAVASTFANRSLHGMASVIPVLVALSCLGKLTVSLFGSSRMMFVGARDGHFPSIFSMIHIRRKTPLPAVLLMYPLTLLFLASGEIYQLINFVAFTSWLFVALATTGMLIHRYRFPLHPRPFKAPVVIVVTFTLVCFFIVGLSLYSDPWNTGWSCALILTGIPFYYLIVKRFCLPARWRRAFNSCSKKLQILLEVVQQEIKTY, translated from the exons ATGGACcggacacaaagagagaaagatggagaaaggaaGCAGCCGGATGATGAGGGGGTGCATCTCCGGAGAGAGATCAACCTGCTGTCTGCGACTACGTTTGTCTTTGGCTCAATGGTGGGCAGCGGGATCTTCATCGCACCTAAAGGAGTCCTAATGAACAGTGGCAGCGTGGGGCTCTCTCTGTTGGTGTGGGCACTGAGTGGGATCCTCTCCATGTTCG GGGCCCTGTGCTATGCTGAACTAGGGATCACTTTTACAAAATCAGGAGGTCACTACACTTACCTACTGGAGACACTGGGGCCACTGCCTGCCTTCTTACGACTCTGGGCTGAATTCATGTTCCTCAG GCCAGCCACGGTGTCCTACGTGTCCCTGGCTTTTGGTCACTATGTGATGGAGCCGTTCTATGAACCATGCACCCCTCCCACGGTGCTGGTGAAACTAATCGGTGCCCTCGCCGTGA CGTTGGTTGTGGCAGTCAACTGCTGGagtgtaaccatggcaacacgtACACAGGTCCTCCTCGCTTTCATTAAGATGTTTGCTCTTGTCCTCATCATCATTCCTGGTGTCATTGCACTGGCTAAAG GAAAAACTGAAAATTTCCAGAATGGTTTTGAGCTTGACTTAATAACATGGGATAAGTTGCCACTGGCCTTCTTTAATGGCTTTTATGCTTTTTATGGATG GTCTTCACTGAACAGCGTTAGAGAAGAGGTTAAAAACCCCAATAG AACCTTCCCACTGGCAATAATCAGCGCCATGGTGGCAGTGACAGTCTGTTATGTGCTTGTTAACATGGCCTATTACACCATGATGACCcccgctgagctgctgcagtctgaagcTGTGGCATCg ACATTTGCAAACCGTTCCCTTCATGGTATGGCGTCTGTGATTCCCGTTCTTGTGGCCTTGTCCTGCCTTGGAAAACTTACCGTTAGCCTTTTTGGTTCATCCAG GATGATGTTTGTGGGAGCCAGAGACGGCCACTTCCCTTCAATCTTTTCTATGATTCACATCCGTAGAAAAACACCTTtacctgctgtgctgctaaTG TACCCCTTGACACTGTTGTTCTTAGCCAGTGGAGAGATTTACCAGCTCATCAATTTTGTGGCATTTACTAGCTGGCTATTCGTTGCCTTGGCAACCACAGGGATGCTCATCCATCGATATCGCTTCCCTCTCCACCCAAGACCTTTcaag GCACCCGTGGTCATTGTAGTCACATTCACGTTGGTTTGCTTCTTCATCGTGGGGCTGTCTTTGTATTCAGACCCCTGGAACACAGGGTGGAGCTGTGCTCTCATACTGACCGGGATCCCGTTCTACTATTTGATCGTTAAACGCTTTTGTTTACCGGCTAGATGGAGACGTGCCTTCA ACTCCTGCAGCAAGAAGCTGCAAATCCTTCTGGAGGTGGTCCAGCAGGAAATCAAGACGTACTGA
- the LOC137910696 gene encoding tetraspanin-9, with product MARGCICCVKYMLFLFNLLFWLGGCGFLGVGVWLSVSQGSFATLSPSFPSLSAANLIITLGTIVMVTGFLGCLGAIKENKCLLLSFFIVLLIILLAELILLILFFVYTDKVSENARRDLREGLVLYNTENNAGLKDAWNAIQGEWRCCGVTSHSDWYAALHDDVVPDRCCQHFYQSCGRNASNAFWTRGCFEKVEEWLDDNKHLLGTIAMCVLVIQLLGMAFSMTLYQQIHQTGKKYEA from the exons ATGGCTCGCGGTTGCATTTGCTGCGTGAAATACATGCTGTTCCTCTTCAACCTGCTCTTCTGG CTGGGTGGGTGTGGATTTCTGGGTGTTGGCGTGTGGCTCTCAGTTTCTCAGGGCAGCTTCGCAACCCTGTCGCCCTCCTTCCCGTCACTGTCGGCCGCCAATCTCATCATCACCCTCGGCACCATCGTCATGGTAACGGGCTTCTTGGGTTGCCTGGGTGCCATCAAGGAGAACAAGTGCTTGCTGCTGAGT TTTTTCATCGTTTTGCTGATCATTCTCTTGGCTGaactcatcctcctcatcctgttCTTTGTGTACACCGACAAG GTGAGTGAGAATGCCAGACGGGACCTGAGGGAAGGGCTGGTGCTGTACAACACGGAAAACAACGCCGGGCTGAAGGATGCGTGGAACGCCATACAGGGAGAG TGGCGATGCTGTGGCGTGACGAGCCACAGCGACTGGTACGCGGCCCTTCATGATGACGTCGTTCCCGACCGCTGCTGCCAGCATTTCTACCAAAGCTGCGGGCGCAACGCCTCCAACGCCTTCTGGACacgg ggttGCTTTGAGAAAGTCGAGGAATGGCTGGATGACAACAAGCACCTCCTGGGAACCATCGCCATGTGTGTGTTGGTCATACAG CTCCTGGGTATGGCTTTCTCCATGACGCTTTACCAACAGATCCACCAGACAGGGAAGAAGTACGAagcctga
- the amdhd1 gene encoding probable imidazolonepropionase encodes MSHNCKLLVKNAEQLVVICNNGEKYVTKHRMQKLCVIENGSVVVGRDGLLKAVGPADSIEAQYPESIFDKVIDAAGMCVLPGLVDAHTHPVWAGDRVHEFAMKLAGATYMDVHRAGGGIHFTVEHTRAAPAAELLASLCSRLTRMQRAGTTLAECKSGYGLELPTELKMLAVIEEAKRALPIGISSTYCGAHAVPKGKTVAEATEDILQVQLPRLKQQISAGALTVDNIDVFCEQGAFDLGSTRAILQAGKDMGLNINFHGDELHPMNSARLGAELGALAISHLEEVTDEGIAAMAGAKTAAVLLPTTAYILRLPQPRARDMLDAGVIVALGSDFNPNAYCCSMPIVMHLACVNMRMSMPEALAAATINAAYALGRSGTHGSLEVGKRGDLLVLNAARWEHLIYQLGGHRELIRYVIINGSVVHDNDETTAL; translated from the exons atgtcgCACAATTGTAAACTTCTTGTGAAGAATGCCGAACAGCTCGTCGTGATCTGCAACAACGGAGAGAAATACGTCACCAAACATAGAATGCAAAAACTATGTGTGATTGAAAACGGGAGCGTGGTCGTAGGAAG GGACGGGCTCCTTAAAGCTGTGGGGCCTGCCGACAGCATTGAAGCTCAGTATCCAGAATCAATCTTTGATAAAGTGATTGACGCTGCGGGGATGTGCGTTCTCCCTG GCTTAGTGGACGCCCACACCCATCCAGTCTGGGCTGGTGACAGGGTGCATGAATTTGCAATGAAG CTGGCTGGCGCTACCTACATGGATGTGCACCGGGCGGGTGGAGGGATCCACTTCACGGTGGAGCACACTCGTGCTGCTCCGGCCGCAGAGTTGCTGGCCTCCCTCTGCAGCAGGCTGACCCGGATGCAGCGAGCAGGCACCACCCTGGCGGAGTGTAAGAGCGGCTACGGCCTGGAGCTGCCGACTGAGCTCAAGATGCTGGCGGTGATCGAAGAGGCCAAGCGCGCTCTGCCCATCGGCATCTCCTCAACTTACTGCGGAGCGCACGCCGTGCCCAA AGGGAAGACGGTGGCAGAAGCCACGGAGGACATCCTGCAGGTCCAGCTGCCCCGGCTGAAGCAGCAGATATCTGCAGGGGCGCTCACTGTGGACAACATCGACGTGTTCTGTGAGCAGGGAGCGTTTGACCTCGGCTCTACTCGCGCCATCCTGCAGGCCGGCAAAGACATGGGCCTCAACATCAACTTCCACGGAGACGAATTACACCCCATGAACTCTGCCCGG ttggGTGCAGAGCTGGGAGCTTTGGCCATCAGTCACCTGGAGGAGGTCACAGACGAGGGGATCGCTGCCATGGCGGGAGCAAAAACCGCTGCTGTGCTTCTACCAACTACGGCCTACATCCTACG cttgCCTCAGCCTCGGGCCAGAGACATGCTGGATGCTGGGGTAATCGTCGCTCTTGGCAGCGACTTCAACCCCAACGCCTACTGCTGCTCCATG CCGATAGTCATGCACCTGGCCTGCGTAAACATGAGGATGTCCATGCCCGAAGCTCTGGCTGCAGCCACCATCAACGCAGCCTACGCCCTGGGGCGCTCCGGCACTCACGGCTCCCTGGAGGTCGGCAAACGCGGCGACCTGCTGGTCCTCAACGCAGCGCG ATGGGAGCATCTGATCTACCAGCTCGGAGGACACCGGGAGCTAATCCGCTACGTGATCATCAACGGCAGCGTCGTCCATGATAATGATGAAACCACGGCGTTGTAA
- the snrpf gene encoding small nuclear ribonucleoprotein F — protein sequence MSLPLNPKPFLNGLTGKPVMVKLKWGMEYKGYLVSVDGYMNMQLANTEEYVDGALAGHLGEVLIRCNNVLYIRGVEEEEEDGEMRE from the exons atg AGTTTACCTCTTAACCCGAAGCCATTCCTGAACGGCCTGACGGGCAAGCCGGTGATGGTGAAGCTGAAGTGGGGAATGGAGTACAAAGGCTACCTGGTATCTGTAGACGGATACATGAATATGCAG CTGGCAAACACAGAAGAGTACGTGGACGGAGCATTGGCAGGTCATCTTGGTGAAGTGCTTATCAG GTGCAACAACGTTTTGTACATCAGaggagtggaggaagaggaagaagatggagaaatgAGAGAGTGA